In the Anastrepha obliqua isolate idAnaObli1 chromosome 1, idAnaObli1_1.0, whole genome shotgun sequence genome, one interval contains:
- the LOC129235368 gene encoding uncharacterized protein LOC129235368, whose product MERSCFEKLCSKLEKIAKRKTNYRNPISLKKRVAIALYALGSSKEYRSIGHLFGVGKATVCKILIEFCNEVWTSLAPIYLKNFPLTRAQIENGVADFNAMGYPQCIGAIDGCHIEIHPRKEEAIDYYNYKGWYSVVLLALVDAKYRFVYIHCGSPGRCNDSSIFEQSSLKRELQSCALLDELSLQYGSTKIPVHIIGDSAFRLSQHLMKPYPHSVTNTPEQKKFNYRLSKCRRVVENAFGHLKARFRRIGKGVDNHIKNVNTVISCACVLHNFLIAEKDLILENWLVEMHRDSRRNIQYGTNAVDRSEGESIRNALKEYFSAEASFSAGDDGGENENVADGAAESGDDIGENDGAGEATESGMSTYINRN is encoded by the exons ATGGAAAGATCctgctttgaaaaattgtgcagcaaacttgaaaaaatagccaaaagaaaaacgaaCTATCGAAACCCGATTTCACTAAAAAAGCGCGTGGCAATTGCTCTGTATGCACTAGGATCTTCTAAAGAATACAGATCAATTGGTCATTTGTTTGGAGTAGGCAAAGCAACTGTTTGCAAAATACTCATCGAGTTTTGCAATGAAGTTTGGACATCTTTGGCtccaatatatttgaaaaattttccactGACAAGGGCGCAAATTGAGAATGGAGTCGCAGATTTTAATGCAATGGGCTATCCACAATGTATTGGAGCAATAG ATGGATGTCATATTGAAATTCATCCAAGAAAGGAAGAAGCCATTGATTACTACAACTACAAAGGGTGGTATTCCGTAGTACTATTGGCTTTGGTAGACGCAAAATATAGATTTGTTTATATACATTGCGGCAGTCCTGGAAGATGCAACGACTCCTCAATTTTTGAACAATCATCGCTAAAGCGCGAGTTGCAAAGTTGTGCACTTCTTGATGAATTGAGCTTGCAGTATGGATCCACAAAAATACCAGTCCATATTATAGGGGACTCTGCTTTTCGTCTCTCTCAGCATTTAATGAAGCCATATCCGCATAGTGTGACCAATACAcccgaacaaaaaaaattcaactataGATTGTCTAAGTGCCGGCGTGTTGTGGAAAATGCTTTTGGCCATTTAAAAGCCCG ATTTAGGAGAATTGGAAAAGGCGTGGATAACCACATCAAGAATGTAAACACAGTTATTTCATGTGCATgtgttttacataattttttgattgctGAGAAggatttaattttggaaaattggcTAGTGGAAATGCATCGCGATTCCAGGCGCAATATTCAATACGGCACCAATGCAGTTGACCGATCTGAAGGAGAATCGATAAGAAATGCGTTAAAGGAATATTTCA gTGCGGAAGCTTCGTTCAGTGCTGGAGACGATGGTggcgaaaatgaaaatgtagCAGACGGAGCAGCTGAAAGTGGCGACGATATTGGCGAAAATGATGGAGCTGGCGAAGCAACCGAATCAGGCATgtctacatatataaatagaaattaa